A window of the Brassica napus cultivar Da-Ae chromosome A2, Da-Ae, whole genome shotgun sequence genome harbors these coding sequences:
- the LOC106367781 gene encoding CAP-Gly domain-containing linker protein 1-like isoform X1 — protein sequence MGLERSLGEAMERRSKEEEELNLCEVKIVNLAKAWEKFQSEASGLLVLSLQWRDLEDHLKSVKGNVEKRFVELENRSVEIDEREKVVEAWEVKADGFRREVEGKEEELSGLRMLVEECRVEKRLKDSELDEVVERLRKTQGEIGLKVEELVQVKIDLERHRVEMSLEMDRAETRRRELDKEIERKTRDLTLVQDKVAESDKLLETRSLELAKTQGELDLKVEQLGQVKIDFARHQNEFTAEMDRAETRRRELDKEIERKTRDLTLVQDKVVESDKLLETRSLELTKTLCELDLKVEQLGQVKIDFAAEMEHLKRIQTRNRELEEGIERKRRDLAEVLDKTTECKKVLETRSLELVSKEKELQELSLDLDLKEEVAKSLDNEMEETCQKTESKAKELEAIERMINERSGHCESIKLLIEEHTEELALKEKRHDEIREATLKLSVEIACKENTLTKRNKQVEEGEKKIQDLNNTSEELIRQVFSINAAIRECTCELEAKRKQRDEVQSSITDLTAVLKSAEKKIQESLEDLKSTEEKQVKLKASLSEHEKGLELRAKELIAREEKINEQDQKLQLAKQELAKWVEDYEVKTKQLVALTSLDKPIGNSRKRGRHDTESLSQSFEHVLTSCTTGQENTYNFEKERSPDKFKIDQIWAVYSDSDKGMPRKYAQIKKIDTSPEFKLHVATLVLYRPPPPNLMTHPVCCGRFKLKIGKAEVLEPSSFSHEVKALKTSVNRFEVYPRKGEVWALYKSWNITDCADGSEEEELQIVEIVETDEQSIQAMLLTAKLFNQVLYGRCLESKARVLDIPKTEVNRFSHQIPAFRRDRRAAQSGDCEWWELDSKAVLDLNSKNP from the exons ATG ggtttggagagATCGTTAGGGGAAGCAATGGAGAGGAGGAGTAAGGAGGAAGAGGAGCTAAACCTCTGTGAGGTGAAGATAGTGAATCTCGCCAAAGCTTGGGAGAAGTTTCAGTCTGAAGCTTCCGGTTTACTTGTTTTGTCTCTTCAGTGGAGAGACTTGGAGGATCATTTGAAGTCAGTGAAAGGCAACGTGGAGAAGAGGTTCGTTGAGTTGGAGAACAGAAGCGTTGAGATTGACGAGAGGGAGAAAGTGGTTGAAGCGTGGGAGGTGAAAGCTGATGGCTTTAGGAGGGAGGTTGAGGGGAAAGAAGAGGAGTTGAGTGGTCTTAGGATGTTGGTTGAAGAGTGTAGGGTGGAGAAGAGGTTGAAGGATAGTGAACTTGATGAGGTTGTGGAAAGGTTGAGGAAGACTCAGGGTGAGATTGGTTTGAAAGTGGAAGAGTTAGTACAGGTTAAGATTGATCTGGAGAGGCATCGTGTTGAGATGAGCTTAGAGATGGATAGGGCTGAAACTCGCAGGAGAGAATTAGATAAGGAGATTGAGAGAAAGACGAGAGATCTGACGTTAGTTCAGGACAAGGTTGCGGAAAGTGATAAGCTTCTTGAGACACGGTCCTTGGAACTTGCAAAGACTCAGGGTGAGCTTGATTTGAAGGTGGAACAGTTAGGACAGGTTAAGATTGATTTTGCGAGGCATCAGAATGAGTTTACCGCAGAGATGGATAGGGCTGAAACCCGCAGGAGAGAGTTAGATAAGGAGATTGAGAGAAAGACAAGAGATCTGACGTTAGTTCAGGACAAGGTTGTGGAAAGTGATAAGCTTCTTGAGACACGGTCCTTGGAACTAACAAAGACTCTGTGTGAGCTTGATTTGAAGGTGGAACAGTTAGGACAGGTTAAGATTGATTTTGCCGCTGAGATGGAGCATCTTAAGAGGATTCAAACTCGCAATAGAGAGTTAGAAGAGGGTATAGAGAGGAAGAGGAGGGATCTTGCAGAGGTTCTTGACAAAACTACAGAATGTAAGAAGGTGCTTGAGACACGGTCCTTGGAACTTGTTTCTAAAGAGAAAGAGCTGCAAGAACTAAGTCTGGACCTTGACCTGAAGGAAGAGGTGGCCAAATCACTAGACAACGAGATGGAGGAGACTTGTCAAAAGACAGAATCAAAAGCTAAGGAGCTGGAGGCCATTGAAAGGATGATTAATGAACGGAGTGGGCATTGCGAATCAATAAAGCTGTTGATTGAGGAACACACTGAAGAACTTGCTTTAAAAGAGAAGAGACACGATGAGATCAGAGAGGCTACTCTTAAACTATCTGTGGAGATTGCATGTAAAGAGAATACACTCACTAAGAGAAACAAACAAGTTGAGGAAGGAGAGAAGAAGATACAAGATTTGAACAACACCAGTGAGGAACTTATCAGACAAGTTTTTTCAATCAACGCGGCCATAAGGGAATGCACATGCGAATTAGAAGCTAAGAGGAAACAACGTGATGAGGTTCAAAGCTCAATCACAGACCTTACTGCTGTGCTGAAATCTGCCGAGAAAAAGATTCAAGAAAGCTTGGAAGACTTGAAATCTACAGAGGAGAAGCAAGTCAAGTTAAAAGCATCATTGTCGGAACATGAGAAAGGACTTGAGCTTAGAGCAAAGGAGCTTATTGCTCGGGAGGAAAAGATTAATGAACAAGATCAGAAATTGCAACTCGCAAAACAGGAGTTGGCTAAATGGGTCGAGGATTATGAGGTGAAAACAAAACAACTTGTTGCTCTTACATCTCTGGATAAACCGATTGGGAACTCAAGGAAACGTGGGAGACATGATACTGAGTCACTGTCTCAGTCCTTCGAGCATGTGCTAACAAGTTGCACAACCGGGCAAGAAAACACTTACAACTTCGAGAAGGAGAGATCTCCGGACAAGTTTAAGATTGATCAAATATGGGCTGTTTATAGTGATAGTGATAAGGGGATGCCAAGAAAGTATGCTCAGATCAAGAAAATCGACACAAGCCCTGAGTTCAAACTGCATGTAGCAACTCTAGTGCTGTATCGCCCTCCTCCTCCAAATCTGATGACACATCCTGTGTGCTGTGGCCGATTCAAGTTGAAAATCGGTAAAGCAGAAGTCCTTGAACCTAGCAGCTTCTCACATGAGGTTAAAGCACTGAAGACTAGTGTAAATAGATTTGAGGTATACCCAAGAAAAGGTGAGGTATGGGCTTTGTACAAGAGCTGGAACATTACAGACTGTGCTGATGggtctgaagaagaagaacttcaGATTGTTGAAATAGTGGAAACAGACGAGCAGAGCATACAAGCAATGCTTTTGACTGCTAAATTGTTTAACCAGGTTCTCTACGGAAGGTGTCTTGAgtcaaaggcccgtgttttagaTATTCCAAAGACGGAAGTGAACAGATTCTCGCATCAGATTCCTGCGTTTAGACGTGACAGAAGGGCGGCTCAGTCTGGAGATTGTGAATGGTGGGAGCTTGACTCTAAAGCAGTTCTTGATCTTAACTCAAAGAATCCATAA
- the LOC106367781 gene encoding CAP-Gly domain-containing linker protein 1-like isoform X2 — MERRSKEEEELNLCEVKIVNLAKAWEKFQSEASGLLVLSLQWRDLEDHLKSVKGNVEKRFVELENRSVEIDEREKVVEAWEVKADGFRREVEGKEEELSGLRMLVEECRVEKRLKDSELDEVVERLRKTQGEIGLKVEELVQVKIDLERHRVEMSLEMDRAETRRRELDKEIERKTRDLTLVQDKVAESDKLLETRSLELAKTQGELDLKVEQLGQVKIDFARHQNEFTAEMDRAETRRRELDKEIERKTRDLTLVQDKVVESDKLLETRSLELTKTLCELDLKVEQLGQVKIDFAAEMEHLKRIQTRNRELEEGIERKRRDLAEVLDKTTECKKVLETRSLELVSKEKELQELSLDLDLKEEVAKSLDNEMEETCQKTESKAKELEAIERMINERSGHCESIKLLIEEHTEELALKEKRHDEIREATLKLSVEIACKENTLTKRNKQVEEGEKKIQDLNNTSEELIRQVFSINAAIRECTCELEAKRKQRDEVQSSITDLTAVLKSAEKKIQESLEDLKSTEEKQVKLKASLSEHEKGLELRAKELIAREEKINEQDQKLQLAKQELAKWVEDYEVKTKQLVALTSLDKPIGNSRKRGRHDTESLSQSFEHVLTSCTTGQENTYNFEKERSPDKFKIDQIWAVYSDSDKGMPRKYAQIKKIDTSPEFKLHVATLVLYRPPPPNLMTHPVCCGRFKLKIGKAEVLEPSSFSHEVKALKTSVNRFEVYPRKGEVWALYKSWNITDCADGSEEEELQIVEIVETDEQSIQAMLLTAKLFNQVLYGRCLESKARVLDIPKTEVNRFSHQIPAFRRDRRAAQSGDCEWWELDSKAVLDLNSKNP, encoded by the coding sequence ATGGAGAGGAGGAGTAAGGAGGAAGAGGAGCTAAACCTCTGTGAGGTGAAGATAGTGAATCTCGCCAAAGCTTGGGAGAAGTTTCAGTCTGAAGCTTCCGGTTTACTTGTTTTGTCTCTTCAGTGGAGAGACTTGGAGGATCATTTGAAGTCAGTGAAAGGCAACGTGGAGAAGAGGTTCGTTGAGTTGGAGAACAGAAGCGTTGAGATTGACGAGAGGGAGAAAGTGGTTGAAGCGTGGGAGGTGAAAGCTGATGGCTTTAGGAGGGAGGTTGAGGGGAAAGAAGAGGAGTTGAGTGGTCTTAGGATGTTGGTTGAAGAGTGTAGGGTGGAGAAGAGGTTGAAGGATAGTGAACTTGATGAGGTTGTGGAAAGGTTGAGGAAGACTCAGGGTGAGATTGGTTTGAAAGTGGAAGAGTTAGTACAGGTTAAGATTGATCTGGAGAGGCATCGTGTTGAGATGAGCTTAGAGATGGATAGGGCTGAAACTCGCAGGAGAGAATTAGATAAGGAGATTGAGAGAAAGACGAGAGATCTGACGTTAGTTCAGGACAAGGTTGCGGAAAGTGATAAGCTTCTTGAGACACGGTCCTTGGAACTTGCAAAGACTCAGGGTGAGCTTGATTTGAAGGTGGAACAGTTAGGACAGGTTAAGATTGATTTTGCGAGGCATCAGAATGAGTTTACCGCAGAGATGGATAGGGCTGAAACCCGCAGGAGAGAGTTAGATAAGGAGATTGAGAGAAAGACAAGAGATCTGACGTTAGTTCAGGACAAGGTTGTGGAAAGTGATAAGCTTCTTGAGACACGGTCCTTGGAACTAACAAAGACTCTGTGTGAGCTTGATTTGAAGGTGGAACAGTTAGGACAGGTTAAGATTGATTTTGCCGCTGAGATGGAGCATCTTAAGAGGATTCAAACTCGCAATAGAGAGTTAGAAGAGGGTATAGAGAGGAAGAGGAGGGATCTTGCAGAGGTTCTTGACAAAACTACAGAATGTAAGAAGGTGCTTGAGACACGGTCCTTGGAACTTGTTTCTAAAGAGAAAGAGCTGCAAGAACTAAGTCTGGACCTTGACCTGAAGGAAGAGGTGGCCAAATCACTAGACAACGAGATGGAGGAGACTTGTCAAAAGACAGAATCAAAAGCTAAGGAGCTGGAGGCCATTGAAAGGATGATTAATGAACGGAGTGGGCATTGCGAATCAATAAAGCTGTTGATTGAGGAACACACTGAAGAACTTGCTTTAAAAGAGAAGAGACACGATGAGATCAGAGAGGCTACTCTTAAACTATCTGTGGAGATTGCATGTAAAGAGAATACACTCACTAAGAGAAACAAACAAGTTGAGGAAGGAGAGAAGAAGATACAAGATTTGAACAACACCAGTGAGGAACTTATCAGACAAGTTTTTTCAATCAACGCGGCCATAAGGGAATGCACATGCGAATTAGAAGCTAAGAGGAAACAACGTGATGAGGTTCAAAGCTCAATCACAGACCTTACTGCTGTGCTGAAATCTGCCGAGAAAAAGATTCAAGAAAGCTTGGAAGACTTGAAATCTACAGAGGAGAAGCAAGTCAAGTTAAAAGCATCATTGTCGGAACATGAGAAAGGACTTGAGCTTAGAGCAAAGGAGCTTATTGCTCGGGAGGAAAAGATTAATGAACAAGATCAGAAATTGCAACTCGCAAAACAGGAGTTGGCTAAATGGGTCGAGGATTATGAGGTGAAAACAAAACAACTTGTTGCTCTTACATCTCTGGATAAACCGATTGGGAACTCAAGGAAACGTGGGAGACATGATACTGAGTCACTGTCTCAGTCCTTCGAGCATGTGCTAACAAGTTGCACAACCGGGCAAGAAAACACTTACAACTTCGAGAAGGAGAGATCTCCGGACAAGTTTAAGATTGATCAAATATGGGCTGTTTATAGTGATAGTGATAAGGGGATGCCAAGAAAGTATGCTCAGATCAAGAAAATCGACACAAGCCCTGAGTTCAAACTGCATGTAGCAACTCTAGTGCTGTATCGCCCTCCTCCTCCAAATCTGATGACACATCCTGTGTGCTGTGGCCGATTCAAGTTGAAAATCGGTAAAGCAGAAGTCCTTGAACCTAGCAGCTTCTCACATGAGGTTAAAGCACTGAAGACTAGTGTAAATAGATTTGAGGTATACCCAAGAAAAGGTGAGGTATGGGCTTTGTACAAGAGCTGGAACATTACAGACTGTGCTGATGggtctgaagaagaagaacttcaGATTGTTGAAATAGTGGAAACAGACGAGCAGAGCATACAAGCAATGCTTTTGACTGCTAAATTGTTTAACCAGGTTCTCTACGGAAGGTGTCTTGAgtcaaaggcccgtgttttagaTATTCCAAAGACGGAAGTGAACAGATTCTCGCATCAGATTCCTGCGTTTAGACGTGACAGAAGGGCGGCTCAGTCTGGAGATTGTGAATGGTGGGAGCTTGACTCTAAAGCAGTTCTTGATCTTAACTCAAAGAATCCATAA